Proteins found in one Balearica regulorum gibbericeps isolate bBalReg1 chromosome 17, bBalReg1.pri, whole genome shotgun sequence genomic segment:
- the INPP5J gene encoding phosphatidylinositol 4,5-bisphosphate 5-phosphatase A isoform X1 has protein sequence MEPARCGSADQGSAAASGPRPGPPRGPAPAASPAASPAGGAPTAPFLGGGGVVVPAARRSSRPDAACDPFPYGCPRPGGSQRGAPEERAAGRAAQQLPLEVGGPHAFPLPALLSPSSGVPPARPAVPPSAVLGPALARPPFPELDPLEHAAPGKPLPAERREMLPKAESSDHISAWAGSSPRAAGLPKAVSSEFIAGGRVGLSKPAALSKPEPDELSLFGRSLGLPSSSDSCDVLLGCSGRVPEDGSFRITVVTWNVGTAMPPNDVTSLLHLNTGETNDVDVIAIGLQEVNSKINKRLKDALFTDQWSELFMDVLSPFHFVLVSTVRMQGVILLVFAKYYHLPFLQDIQTDCTRTGLGGYWGNKGGVSVRLSIFGHMVCFLNCHLPAHLEKAEQRKEDFATILHMQQFEGRAASGILDHDLVFWFGDLNFRIESLDIRFVKYAIDSNILSQLWEKDQLNIAKSTWPVLSGFQEGPLNFPPTFKFDVGTNKYDSSAKKRKPAWTDRILWKIKSPSVGLGVGGRQPSQGVLSVSQLCYCSHMEYTVSDHKPVAAIFAVQFASKADKPPVEIYVADEWSRPEQAVVRYKMAAGFHRSSWDWIGLYRVGFRHPKDYVSYVWARSDDGERCLEKQLCAQVMFSEEALPKGKGEYILGYYSNTSSSIAGVTEPFQISLPRSEEGSSPTDSSGSSSEEEDDSTLVLLAPKSRSPSPGKMKRHRSRSPSLAKFQGLILRPSSRDRGTSRSPSPQSRRGLPGDIPTIHLPQEEQGRCGGKAKEPGWAAEGQEGSSFYKTVREQGGPRRVSADNPLARADPRNLGLLPALRLEMIDQAMGQRRESADQGYPCQRMSPTSPLGCSTSPREGSSPQDLDSHSCAVGR, from the exons ATGGAGCCGGCCCGATGTGGCAGCGCGGACCAGGGCTCGGCCGCTGCCTCAgggccccgccccggccccccgcgcggccccgcgcccgctgcctcccccgccgcctccccggccGGCGGTGCCCCGACGGCGCCTTTTCTCGGGGGCGGCGGCGTCGTCGTCCCGGCCGCCCGCAGGAGCTCTCGGCCGGACGCCGCCTGCGATCCTTTCCCCTACGGGTGCCCGCGGCCCGGGGGGTCGCAGCGCGGCGCCCCCGAGGAGCGGGCCGCGGGACGGGCTGCCCAGCAGCTGCCGCTGGAGGTCGGCGGGCCCCACGCCTTCCCGCTGCCAGCACTGTTGTCCCCCAGCTCGGGCGTCCCCCCAGCCCGCCCTGCCGTGCCGCCCTCGGCAGTGCTCGGCCCGGCGCTGGCCCGGCCCCCCTTCCCCGAGCTCGATCCCCTGGAGCACGCTGCACCAGGGAAGCCACTGCCCGCCGAGCGGAGGGAGATGCTCCCCAAGGCAGAGTCCAGCGACCACATCTCGGCCTGGGCGGGCTCCTCGCCCAGGGCTGCTGGCCTGCCCAAAGCGGTGTCCAGCGAATTCATTGCTGGCGGGCGGGTGGGCCTGTCCAAGCCTGCAGCCCTCTCCAAACCGGAGCCGGATGAGCTTTCCCTCTTCGGGAGGTCCCTTGGCCTGCCAAGCTCCAGCGACTCCTGTGACGTGCTCCTCGGCTGCTCAGGAAGGGTCCCGGAGGATGGCTCGTTCCG CATCACGGTGGTCACCTGGAACGTAGGCACAGCCATGCCCCCGAATGATGTGACATCCCTGCTGCACCTCAACACGGGCGAGACAAATGATGTGGACGTGATTGCTATTGG ACTACAAGAGGTGAACTCTAAGATAAACAAGCGCCTGAAGGATGCCCTCTTCACAGATCAGTGGAGCGAGCTCTTCATGGATGTGCTGAGCCCCTTCCATTTCGTCCTG GTCAGCACAGTGCGGATGCAAGGTGTGATCCTGCTGGTGTTTGCCAAGTACTACCACCTGCCTTTCCTGCAGGACATCCAGACAGACTGCACGAGGACAGGGCTGGGAGGCTACTGG GGCAACAAGGGTGGGGTGAGCGTTCGTCTCTCCATTTTCGGCCACATGGTCTGCTTCCTGAACTGCCACCTGCCAGCGCACCTGGAGAAGGCAGAGCAGCGCAAGGAGGACTTTGCCACCATACTGCACATGCAGCAGTTCGAGGGGCGTGCAGCCAGTGGCATCCTGGACCATGA CCTTGTCTTCTGGTTTGGGGACCTCAACTTCCGCATCGAGAGCCTTGATATCCGCTTTGTGAAGTACGCCATTGACAGCAACATCTTGagccagctctgggagaaggaCCAG CTGAACATTGCCAAGAGCACCTGGCCTGTCCTCAGTGGCTTTCAGGAGGGACCCCTGAACTTTCCACCCACTTTCAAGTTTGATGTGGGCACCAACAAGTATGATAGCAG TGCCAAGAAGCGAAAACCTGCCTGGACTGACCGCATCCTCTGGAAGATCAAATCTCCCAGTGTCGGGCTTGGTGTGGGTGGACGCCAGCCCAGCCAGGGTGTCCTGTCGGTGAGCCAGCTCTGCTACTGCAGCCATATGGAGTACACAGTCAGTGACCACAAGCCGGTAGCTGCCATCTTTGCAGTGCAG TTTGCTTCCAAGGCAGACAAGCCCCCGGTGGAGATTTATGTGGCTGATGAATGGAGCAGGCCTGAGCAAGCAGTTGTCAGGTACAAGATGGCTGCTGGCTTCCACCGGAGCTCCTGGGACTGGATAGGACTCTACCGG GTGGGCTTTCGGCATCCTAAAGACTATGTGTCCTATGTCTGGGCCAGGAGTGATGATGGAGAGCGCTGCCTAGAGAAGCAATTGTGTGCACAG gtgaTGTTCTCAGAGGAGGCACTGCCCAAGGGGAAGGGCGAGTACATCCTTGGATACTACAGCAACACCTCCAGCAGCATAGCTGGTGTGACTGAGCCCTTCCAG ATCTCCCTGCCCAGGTCGGAGGAGGGCAGCAGCCCCACAGACAGCTCGGGCAGCAGCTCAGAAGAAGAGGATGACAGCACGCTGGTCCTACTGGCCCCCAAGTCCCGTAGCCCCAGCCCAGGCAAGATGAAGCGGCACCGGAGCCGAAGCCCCAGCCTGGCTAAGTTCCAGGGCCTCATCCTGCGGCCGTCGAGCCGAGACAGGGGTACAAGCCGCAGCCCCTCACCCCAGAGCCGCCGAGGCCTCCCTGGGGACATCCCCACCATCCACCTGCCCCAGGAGGAGCAAGGGCGCTGTGGAGGCAAAGCCAAGGAGCCAGGGTGGGCAGCCGAGGGCCAGGAGGGCAGCTCCTTCTACAAGACTGTGCGGGAGCAGGGTGGCCCCCGGCGCGTCTCTGCTGACAACCCTCTGGCCAGGGCTGACCCCAGGAACCTGGGCCTGCTGCCTGCACTCCGCCTGGAGATGATTGACCAGGCCATGGGCCAGCGGAGGGAGAGTGCGGACCAGGGCTACCCCTGCCAGAGGATGagccccaccagccccctgggctgcagcacctctccaagggagggcagcagcccccaggaCCTGGATAGCCATAGCTGTGCTGTAGGCCGCTGA
- the INPP5J gene encoding phosphatidylinositol 4,5-bisphosphate 5-phosphatase A isoform X2 — MEPARCGSADQGSAAASGPRPGPPRGPAPAASPAASPAGGAPTAPFLGGGGVVVPAARRSSRPDAACDPFPYGCPRPGGSQRGAPEERAAGRAAQQLPLEVGGPHAFPLPALLSPSSGVPPARPAVPPSAVLGPALARPPFPELDPLEHAAPGKPLPAERREMLPKAESSDHISAWAGSSPRAAGLPKAVSSEFIAGGRVGLSKPAALSKPEPDELSLFGRSLGLPSSSDSCDVLLGCSGRVPEDGSFRITVVTWNVGTAMPPNDVTSLLHLNTGETNDVDVIAIGLQEVNSKINKRLKDALFTDQWSELFMDVLSPFHFVLVSTVRMQGVILLVFAKYYHLPFLQDIQTDCTRTGLGGYWGNKGGVSVRLSIFGHMVCFLNCHLPAHLEKAEQRKEDFATILHMQQFEGRAASGILDHDLVFWFGDLNFRIESLDIRFVKYAIDSNILSQLWEKDQLNIAKSTWPVLSGFQEGPLNFPPTFKFDVGTNKYDSSAKKRKPAWTDRILWKIKSPSVGLGVGGRQPSQGVLSVSQLCYCSHMEYTVSDHKPVAAIFAVQVGFRHPKDYVSYVWARSDDGERCLEKQLCAQVMFSEEALPKGKGEYILGYYSNTSSSIAGVTEPFQISLPRSEEGSSPTDSSGSSSEEEDDSTLVLLAPKSRSPSPGKMKRHRSRSPSLAKFQGLILRPSSRDRGTSRSPSPQSRRGLPGDIPTIHLPQEEQGRCGGKAKEPGWAAEGQEGSSFYKTVREQGGPRRVSADNPLARADPRNLGLLPALRLEMIDQAMGQRRESADQGYPCQRMSPTSPLGCSTSPREGSSPQDLDSHSCAVGR; from the exons ATGGAGCCGGCCCGATGTGGCAGCGCGGACCAGGGCTCGGCCGCTGCCTCAgggccccgccccggccccccgcgcggccccgcgcccgctgcctcccccgccgcctccccggccGGCGGTGCCCCGACGGCGCCTTTTCTCGGGGGCGGCGGCGTCGTCGTCCCGGCCGCCCGCAGGAGCTCTCGGCCGGACGCCGCCTGCGATCCTTTCCCCTACGGGTGCCCGCGGCCCGGGGGGTCGCAGCGCGGCGCCCCCGAGGAGCGGGCCGCGGGACGGGCTGCCCAGCAGCTGCCGCTGGAGGTCGGCGGGCCCCACGCCTTCCCGCTGCCAGCACTGTTGTCCCCCAGCTCGGGCGTCCCCCCAGCCCGCCCTGCCGTGCCGCCCTCGGCAGTGCTCGGCCCGGCGCTGGCCCGGCCCCCCTTCCCCGAGCTCGATCCCCTGGAGCACGCTGCACCAGGGAAGCCACTGCCCGCCGAGCGGAGGGAGATGCTCCCCAAGGCAGAGTCCAGCGACCACATCTCGGCCTGGGCGGGCTCCTCGCCCAGGGCTGCTGGCCTGCCCAAAGCGGTGTCCAGCGAATTCATTGCTGGCGGGCGGGTGGGCCTGTCCAAGCCTGCAGCCCTCTCCAAACCGGAGCCGGATGAGCTTTCCCTCTTCGGGAGGTCCCTTGGCCTGCCAAGCTCCAGCGACTCCTGTGACGTGCTCCTCGGCTGCTCAGGAAGGGTCCCGGAGGATGGCTCGTTCCG CATCACGGTGGTCACCTGGAACGTAGGCACAGCCATGCCCCCGAATGATGTGACATCCCTGCTGCACCTCAACACGGGCGAGACAAATGATGTGGACGTGATTGCTATTGG ACTACAAGAGGTGAACTCTAAGATAAACAAGCGCCTGAAGGATGCCCTCTTCACAGATCAGTGGAGCGAGCTCTTCATGGATGTGCTGAGCCCCTTCCATTTCGTCCTG GTCAGCACAGTGCGGATGCAAGGTGTGATCCTGCTGGTGTTTGCCAAGTACTACCACCTGCCTTTCCTGCAGGACATCCAGACAGACTGCACGAGGACAGGGCTGGGAGGCTACTGG GGCAACAAGGGTGGGGTGAGCGTTCGTCTCTCCATTTTCGGCCACATGGTCTGCTTCCTGAACTGCCACCTGCCAGCGCACCTGGAGAAGGCAGAGCAGCGCAAGGAGGACTTTGCCACCATACTGCACATGCAGCAGTTCGAGGGGCGTGCAGCCAGTGGCATCCTGGACCATGA CCTTGTCTTCTGGTTTGGGGACCTCAACTTCCGCATCGAGAGCCTTGATATCCGCTTTGTGAAGTACGCCATTGACAGCAACATCTTGagccagctctgggagaaggaCCAG CTGAACATTGCCAAGAGCACCTGGCCTGTCCTCAGTGGCTTTCAGGAGGGACCCCTGAACTTTCCACCCACTTTCAAGTTTGATGTGGGCACCAACAAGTATGATAGCAG TGCCAAGAAGCGAAAACCTGCCTGGACTGACCGCATCCTCTGGAAGATCAAATCTCCCAGTGTCGGGCTTGGTGTGGGTGGACGCCAGCCCAGCCAGGGTGTCCTGTCGGTGAGCCAGCTCTGCTACTGCAGCCATATGGAGTACACAGTCAGTGACCACAAGCCGGTAGCTGCCATCTTTGCAGTGCAG GTGGGCTTTCGGCATCCTAAAGACTATGTGTCCTATGTCTGGGCCAGGAGTGATGATGGAGAGCGCTGCCTAGAGAAGCAATTGTGTGCACAG gtgaTGTTCTCAGAGGAGGCACTGCCCAAGGGGAAGGGCGAGTACATCCTTGGATACTACAGCAACACCTCCAGCAGCATAGCTGGTGTGACTGAGCCCTTCCAG ATCTCCCTGCCCAGGTCGGAGGAGGGCAGCAGCCCCACAGACAGCTCGGGCAGCAGCTCAGAAGAAGAGGATGACAGCACGCTGGTCCTACTGGCCCCCAAGTCCCGTAGCCCCAGCCCAGGCAAGATGAAGCGGCACCGGAGCCGAAGCCCCAGCCTGGCTAAGTTCCAGGGCCTCATCCTGCGGCCGTCGAGCCGAGACAGGGGTACAAGCCGCAGCCCCTCACCCCAGAGCCGCCGAGGCCTCCCTGGGGACATCCCCACCATCCACCTGCCCCAGGAGGAGCAAGGGCGCTGTGGAGGCAAAGCCAAGGAGCCAGGGTGGGCAGCCGAGGGCCAGGAGGGCAGCTCCTTCTACAAGACTGTGCGGGAGCAGGGTGGCCCCCGGCGCGTCTCTGCTGACAACCCTCTGGCCAGGGCTGACCCCAGGAACCTGGGCCTGCTGCCTGCACTCCGCCTGGAGATGATTGACCAGGCCATGGGCCAGCGGAGGGAGAGTGCGGACCAGGGCTACCCCTGCCAGAGGATGagccccaccagccccctgggctgcagcacctctccaagggagggcagcagcccccaggaCCTGGATAGCCATAGCTGTGCTGTAGGCCGCTGA
- the SELENOM gene encoding selenoprotein M isoform X2 yields MLRALPLSLLVAALAAGGGPGPPRPRGAELRGLARGKVEVKAFVTQDIPLYHNLEMKHLPGADPELVLLSHRYEELERIPLSDMTREEINQLVQELGFYRKETPDAPVPEEFQFAPARPLSTLLPRQAPTTDSKTLPERDEGEHPDL; encoded by the exons ATGCTGAGGGCGCTGCCGCTGTCGCTGCTGGTGGCGGCGctggcggcggggggcggcccggggcccccccggccccgcggggccgAGCTGCGGGGCCTGGCCCGGGGCAAGGTGGAG GTGAAGGCCTTCGTCACCCAGGACATCCCCCTCTA CCATAACCTGGAGATGAAGCACCTGCCCGGTGCTGACCCCGAGCTCGTGCTTCTCAGCCACCGATACGAGGAGCTGGAG AGAATCCCCCTGAGCGATATGACCCGGGAGGAGATCAACCAGCtggtgcaggagctgggctTCTACCGCAAGGAGACACCTGATGCCCCTGTGCCTGAGGAGTTCCAGTTTGCCCCTGCCAGGCCTCTGTCCACCCTGCTGCCCCGTCAAGCTCCCACCACTGATAGCAAGACCCTACCCGAACGTGACGAGGGAGAACACCCAGACCTCTAG
- the SELENOM gene encoding selenoprotein M isoform X1 — MLRALPLSLLVAALAAGGGPGPPRPRGAELRGLARGKVETCGGURLNRLREVKAFVTQDIPLYHNLEMKHLPGADPELVLLSHRYEELERIPLSDMTREEINQLVQELGFYRKETPDAPVPEEFQFAPARPLSTLLPRQAPTTDSKTLPERDEGEHPDL, encoded by the exons ATGCTGAGGGCGCTGCCGCTGTCGCTGCTGGTGGCGGCGctggcggcggggggcggcccggggcccccccggccccgcggggccgAGCTGCGGGGCCTGGCCCGGGGCAAGGTGGAG ACCTGCGGCGGGTGACGGCTGAACCGCCTGAGGGAG GTGAAGGCCTTCGTCACCCAGGACATCCCCCTCTA CCATAACCTGGAGATGAAGCACCTGCCCGGTGCTGACCCCGAGCTCGTGCTTCTCAGCCACCGATACGAGGAGCTGGAG AGAATCCCCCTGAGCGATATGACCCGGGAGGAGATCAACCAGCtggtgcaggagctgggctTCTACCGCAAGGAGACACCTGATGCCCCTGTGCCTGAGGAGTTCCAGTTTGCCCCTGCCAGGCCTCTGTCCACCCTGCTGCCCCGTCAAGCTCCCACCACTGATAGCAAGACCCTACCCGAACGTGACGAGGGAGAACACCCAGACCTCTAG